The following nucleotide sequence is from Streptomyces sp. NBC_00237.
TGGAGCAGCTGCGCGCGGAGCTGGCCGAGGCCCAGAGCCGTACGAAGAGCGAGACCGAGCGGCTGCGCGCCGAACTGGACGCGGCCCGCAAGGAGTCCGACGCCGCCCAGCGCAAGCTGCGCGGCGCCCTCAGCGACGTCAAGCGGGGCGAGGCCGCCCTGCGCAAGACGCAGACCGAGATCGACGCCATCAGGGCGGAGGCGGCGGCCCAGGTGGCGTCCGCCGAGGCCGAGGCGCGGCGGCTGCGGGCCAGGCTGGGGGAGGCGGAGGCGTCCGTCGAGGCGGGACGCCGTGCCGTACGGGAGGGGCGCAGCGTCGAGGACATGCGGCTGCGGCTGCTCCTGGACACGGTCCTGGAGGCGGCTCAGGGGCTGCGCAGGGAGCTGGCGCTGCCGCCGTCGTCGGGGCGGCCCGCGGACACCGTGGACGCGGTCGAGCCGGGGCGGATGTCGCCCAAGGACATCGCGACGCGGGCGCTCTCGGACACCGACCCGGCGGTCCTGGACCAGCTTCTGGCGCTGCCGCAGGCGCATCTGGTGGTCGACGGCTACAACGTCACCAAGACCGGGTATCCGACGATGCCGCTGGAGAAGCAGCGGCTGCGGCTGCTCGGCGGTCTCTCCATGCTGGCGGCGGCCTCGGGCGCCGAGGTGACGTGCGTCTTCGACGGTGCGGAGCTGGCGGCTCCGGTGCTGCTCGCGCCGCCGCGCGGGGTGCGGGTGCTGTTCAGCAAGGCGGGCGTGACGGCCGACGAGCTGATCCGTCAGCTGGTGCGGGCCGAACCGCCGGGGCGTCCGGTCGTGGTGGTCTCCACGGACCGCGAGGTCGCGGACGGGGTCGCCAAGTCCGGTGCGCGGCCGGTGGCTTCGGTGATGCTGCTGAAGAGGCTTTCGCGGGCTTGAGTCCGGTCGGGGCCGGTTGCCCAACTTGGTTCTGCAATGCCCGAATTGAAGGCTCTTGGGGCTGGCTTTCCGTCAACTTCTCATGACGCAGCGTGGGACGCGAGGAAATTATGCGTCCCGTGGGCGAGATTTTTCCTATGAGGATTTGAACTGATCACAAGAAGGTCACTAAGGTCTGGGCTCGAACCTTCGCACGGTTGATCACTCATCCGGAGTATCGGCGAGGGGCCCGCCAACCTCGCTGGTCGGCGGCTGAGGAAGAAGGAGCTCGCCTTCGTGGCGTCCCACCGTCGACCCAAGCAGCCGAGCCGCACCCGTGTGACCGTGCTCTCCCTCGCCGCCACCGCAGCCGTGGCCCTCACCTCGCAGTCGGCGAACGCCGCGCCCAAGCCTGACAAGAAGGAAGTCAAGGCGAAGGTCGACGCGCTGTACGAGGAGGCCGAGGGCGTCACCGAGAAGTACAACGGCGCCAAGGTCAAGCAGGAGACCCTGGAGAAGCAGGTCAAGAACCTCCAGGAGAAGGTGGCACGCGGTCAGGCCGACCTCAACGAGCTGCGCAAGGGCCTCGGTTCGATGGCCACGGCGCAGTACCGCACGGGTGCCGTCGACCCCTCGCTCCAGCTCTTCCTGTCCTCCGAGCCGGACCAGTTCCTCGACCGCGCCGCGGCGATGAACCAGCTGACCGCCAAGCAGGCCGAGTCGCTGCGCAAGATCCAGAGCAAGCAGCGCCTCCTCGCGCAGGAGCGCGAGGAGGCGTCCGGGAAGCTCGCCGACCTCTCCTCCGTCCGCAAGGAGCTCGGCAGGCAGAAGACGTTCATCACGGGCAAGCTCGGCGATGCGCAGAAGCTGCTCAACACGCTGACGCAGGCCGAGCGCGACGCCATGGCCGAGCAGGACGAGCGGGCCAGCCGGTCCGCCAACGAGCGTTCGCAGCTCGGCGAGGTGTCGCCCGGTTCCGGCATAGGTGCCGCCGCCATGGCCGCGGCCAGGACGAAGATCGGCGCCCCGTACGACTGGGGCAACAAGGGCCCCAACGCGTTCGACTGCTCCGGACTCGTCTACTGGGCCTTCAAGCAGGTCGGCCGCACCGTCGGCGGCAACACCTACGCCCAGGTCAACGACGGCCCGAAGATCTACAACAAGAGCGACCTGCGCCCCGGCGACCTGGTCTTCTTCAGCGGCCTCTCGCACGTGGGCTTCTACGCGGGCAACGGCATGTCGCTGCACGCCCCGAAGCCGGGCACCAACGTGCGCGTCGAGGACATGAAGTACCTCGGCTCGTTCCAGTACGGAGTGCGTGTCGGAGGCTGATCCCGGCGCTCCAGGATCTGCGGCCCCTACCCGGGAGCCGACGCCGAACACACCGCCCGTTCGGGCGAATTACGGCGCACCGCGCTGACTGCCCGCCCCGCCGATGACCTGGTCATCGGCGGGGCGTCGTGCTGTCCGGGTACGCCTGGCGCCTCCCGGGGTCGTTGGTCGCCCTGTGAGCGTCCCGCTACTGTCTGCTCGCGCAGCTCCCGTCGAGCAGTCCGCCCGCCCCGGGCGGCGGGGTGCTGCCACCCAGCAGTGGAAGGAGTGCGGCTTCCTGTGGCGTCACACCGTCGTCCCTCGCAGTCCGGGCTCACACAGAGCACCCGGGTCACCGTCCTGTCCGCCGCCGCGGCCACCGCGGCAGCGGCCCTCGGGGCCACCCCCGCCAGCGCCGACCCGGCAGGCACGTCCACGGCCACCCAGGCCACCGTCGACCGGCTCTTCGAACAGGCCGAGAAGGCCACCGAGCAGTACAACAAGGCCAGCGAGCGCGCCACCACCCTCCGCAAGGAGGTGACGCAGGCCCGCGACCGCACCGCACGCGGCCAGGAGCGCATCAACCGCATGCGCGGCGTCCTGGGCCAGCTCGCGGGCGCCCAGTACCGGTCGGGCGGCATGGACCCCACGGTGTCGCTGCTGCTCTCGGAGAACCCGGACGGCTACCTCGACAAGGCCGCCGCCCTCGACCGGATCAGCGCCCTCAACGCGGGCAGGCTGCACGAACTCACCGAGGCACAGCGCAAGCTGGGCCAGGAGCGCGCCGAAGCCTCCCGCAAACTCGCCGAGCTGGAGCGCAGCCGAAGCGTCGTCACCCGCCACAAGCGCAGCGTCGAGCGCAAGCTCGCCGACGCCCGCCGGATGCTCAACGCGCTGCCCGCCACCGAGCGCGCCGAGTTCGACCGGGCCAACCGCAGCGGGCGCGAGACGATGCCGGAGATGTCCGGTGCGATGGCCTCCTCCTCGCGGGCCGCCGCCGCCGTCCTGGCCGCCCGCAACGCCGTCGGCAAGCCGTACGTCTGGGGTGCCAACGGGCCCTCCGGCTTCGACTGTTCCGGCCTCATGCAGTGGAGCTACGGGCAGGCGGGCGTCTCCCTGCCGCGCACCTCGCAGGCCCAGCGGTACGCGGGCCGGCAGGTCTCCCTCGACCAGGCGCAGCCCGGCGACCTCGTGGCCTACCGCGACGACGCCAGCCACATCGGGATGTACATGGGCAACGGCCAGGTCGTGCACGCCCCCTACCCCGGTGCCCCGGTGCGCTACGACCCGGTCGGCATGATGCCGATCTCGTCGGTGACCCGGGTCTGACGCCTCCCCGGTCTGTGGGGCTGTGGGGCTGTGGGGCTGTGGGGCTGTAGGGCTGTGGGGCTGTGGGGCTGTAGGGCTGTGGGTCTGCGGGTCCGCACCCGTGCGCCGATCTTCTCTGCGTACGATCGCCTGATGGCAGGGCACCAGGACGGCACACGGTTCGGACGGCGGGCGGCGCTCGCCCTGGGCGGGCTCCTGCTGACCTCCTGCGCGCTGCCGACCGCCCCCGCCGACACCGCGGCCCGCGACGTGCGGCGGCTCCTCGGGCGGCGGGCCGCCGCCCTGCTGAGCCGCGACAGGGCCGCCTTCCTCGACGTGCTCGCACCGGGCGAGGAGGGCCTGCGGTCCACCCAGGGCGAGGAGTTCGACCACCTCGCCGGGGTGCCGCTGAAGGACTGGGAGTACCGGCTGACCGGACTCGACCGCACCGGCGGGAGCACGGTCACCGCGCGCGTGGACCTGCGCCACCGCATCGACGGGTACGACACGGTGCCCGCCGTCTGCGCCCGCCGCATCGACCTCGTACGCGCCGACGGGCAGTGGTACGTCGCGCGGGACCGGCCGGGGCGCGGCGGCGCGCAGGAGCTCTGGCAGCAGGGCCAGGTCACCGTGGCGCGCGGGCGGCGCTCCGTGGTCCTGGGCACCGGCCACAGCAGGGAGCGCCTGCGCCGGATCGCGGAGGCCGCCGACGGTGCGGCGGACGCCGTCGCCCGCACCTGGACGCGCGAGCGCGACCTCAAGACGGTGCTCCTGGTGCCGCCTTCGCTGGACGCCATGGGCGCCCTGCTCGGCGAACCGGCCGCCGGCTACCGGGGGATCGCCGCCGTCACCACCGGGGCGAGCGTCCAGGGGCGGCGCACCTCGGCGGACCGCGTCATCGTCAACCCCGAGGCGTACGACGTCCTGGGGGCGGTGGGCAGGCAGGTCGTCCTCACCCACGAGACGGCGCACGTGGCCACCCGTACGGACACCACGGCCGCCACCCCCATGTGGCTGTCGGAGGGCTTCGCGGACTGGGTGGCGTACCGCGACAGCGACCGCACGGCGGCCCAGATCGCCCCCGAACTCCAGCGCACCGTACGGCGCGACGGGCCGCCCGCCGCTCTCCCGGCCGATCCGGACTTCCGCTTCTCGGGGGACGCGGACCGGCTGGCGGGGGCGTACGAGGGCGGCTGGCTGGCCTGCCGGATGATCGTGGAGCGCAGGGACGAGGCGACGCTCCTGGCGTTCTACCGGGACGTCGGCGGGCACCCGCAGCGGGACGGGGCCCTGGAGGCGGCGTTGCAGCGTCGGCTGGGCACCACGCCGGAGGAGTTCACCGCGCGGTGGCGCACCTACGTGCGCAGCGAACTCGCCTGACGCTGCTGGGCCGTGGTCCCGGTGGCTGTCGCGGAGGGCACGTGGCGCTGTGCCGGCAGTGACTGCGGTGCGTGCGCGGCCTCCGTCACCGTGTGCCGCCACAGGGTGCGGCACGCCAGCACCGTCGCGGCGACCAGCAGACCGTTGCGCACGAACAGCAGGGACACGCCGAGCGCGTCGCTGTTGACCACGTGCGAGAACCAGATGGGGAATTCGAGACAGGTCACCAGGGTGGCCGCCAGCACCAGGTGGGTGGGGCGGTCCATCCGGCTGCCCCGGAACACCAGACAGGCGGCCGCGAGGCCGACCAGCCAGAGCATGTACTGCGGGCTGATCACCCGGCTCGTAGTCGTGAACAGCAGCACCGCGACGAACGCGGCGTCGCACGCCGTCGACGCGGTGAACAGCCGCGCCTTCAGCCGCCACAGCAGGAGCCACCCGAAGGCCAGCGCGGTGAGCACCATCGCGACGCTGCTCACCGTCGGGACGTGCGGGCCGAGGAACTCCACCGAGCCGTAGTTCAGCAGCACTTCGCCCTTCCACCCGAAATGCCGCGCGACGTGGAAGACCAGCGCGCCCAGCGACTCCACCTCGGTGCCCCGGTCCCGCTGGAACCTCAGGAACGCCAGCGCGCCCGGCATCGCCGCCGCGAACAGCAGCAGCAGCGCGAACGCGGTGCACACGAACGCCGTCCACGAGGCGCGCGTCGTACGGCCGCGTGCGGTCCCCGCGAGCAGCAGGGCGGGCCAGACCTTCAGCAGGGCCCCCAGGGCCGCCAGTGCCCCCGCCACGCGCGGCCTGCGGGCCCCCGCGAGGAGCGCCGCCACCGCGATGCCGGTGACCATCACGTCGTAGCGGGCGTACGAGGTGGGGCCGAGCAGCGCCAGCCCGGCGATCCACACCCAGGCGCCCGCCATCCGCTTGCCGGGACGCCGGCCCGCGTACAGCAGCAGCCCCGTCACCACGGCGTCCGCGAGGAACGCCAGCACGAAGAAGGCGGACGCGTAGTCCAGGAAGGGCAGCAGACCGGGGGAGAGCACCGGCAGGGCGGCGGCGGGCGGGTACTGCCAGGTGATGTCGTCGAGCGGGAAGGTGCCGTCCTTGAGGACCTCGTACCAGCCCTGGTAGATGACCGAGATGTCGCTCGTGACGTCGGGGCCGGGGAAGACCAGCACCTTGAACACGCACAGGAGCAGCAGCGCCCGGGTGACGGCCCACACCGCGAGGGGGGCGACGGGCAGGGCGGGAGGAGTCCGATGTCCGGTACCGCTCGCTGGCATGACCATCCTTGTCCGGTGACGGGCGTCTACAGGGCCATGATGCAGGGCGAGGACGTCCCGATGCGATGACGCGGAGCCGCCCGGTACTGTCGGCGACGATGGACAAGACCTTGATCGTGACCAACGACTTCCCGCCCCGGCCCGGCGGCATCCAGGCGTTCCTGCACAACATGGCGCTGCGGCTGGACCCCGAGCGGGTCGTCGTCTACGCGTCCACCTGGAAGCGCGGACGCGAGGGTGCGGAGGCGACCGCCGCCTTCGACGCCGAGCAGCCGTATCCCGTGGTGCGCGACCGTACGACGATGCTGCTGCCGACGCCCCGCGTCACCCGGCGCGCCACGGAGCTGCTGCGGGAGCACGGCTGCACCTCCGTGTGGTTCGGGGCGGCGGCCCCCCTCGGGCTGATGGCGCCTGCGCTGCGCCGGGCGGGCGCCCGGCGGCTCGTCGCCACCACGCACGGGCACGAGGCGGGCTGGGCGCAGCTCCCGGCGTCCCGGCAGCTGCTGCGGCGGATCGGCGAGGGCACGGACACGATCACCTATCTGGGCGAGTACACGCGCTCCCGGATCGCCGCCGCGCTCACCCCGCAGGCGGCGGGGCAGATGGTCCAGCTGCCGCCGGGCGTGGACGAGAAGACCTTCCACCCGGACTCGGGCGGCGACGCGGTGCGCGCCGGGCTCGGGCTCACCGACCGTCCGGTCGTGGTGTGCGTGTCCCGGCTGGTGCCGCGCAAGGGGCAGGACACCCTCATCGAGGCGATGCCGCAGATCCTGCGCTCGGTGCCGGACGCCGTGCTGCTGGTCGTCGGCGGGGGACCGTACGAGAAGGACCTGCACGAGCTGGCGCGCACGACCGGGGTCGCGGACTCCGTGCGGTTCACCGGCGCGGTGCCCTGGGCGGAGCTGCCCGCGCACTACGGGGCAGGAGACGTCTTCGCGATGCCGTGCCGCACGCGCAGGGGCGGCCTCGACGTCGAGGGGCTCGGCATCGTCTACCTGGAGGCGTCCGCGACCGGGCTGCCGGTGGTGGCGGGCGACTCCGGCGGCGCGCCCGACGCCGTACTGGACGGGGAGACGGGGTGGGTGGTGCGCGGTGGGGAGCCCGCCGAGTCCGCCGAGCGCATCGTGACGCTGCTCCAGGACCCCGACCTGCGGCGGCGGATGGGGGAGCGGGGGCGCGCGTGGGTCGAGGAGAAGTGGCGCTGGGACCTGCTCGCGGAGAAGCTCAGGACGCTGCTGTAGGGCCTGTTGCCGTACGGCACGGGTAAGGGGCGGCCTCCCGGAGGCCGCCCCTTACCCATGTCACTGCCTACGCCCCGTAGATCGCCTCGATCTCGTCGGCGAAGTCCTTCGCCACCACGTTGCGCTTCAGCTTCAGCGACGGCGTGATGTGGCCCGCCTCCTCGGTGAACTGGGTCGGCAGGATGCGGAACTTGCGCACCGACTCCGCCTTGGAGACCGCCGCGTTCCCGTCGTCCACCGCCCGCTGCACGGTTGCCAGGAGGTCCGCGTCGTCCCGCAGGGAGACCGCGGTGGAGTCCGCGGGCTTGCCGTTGTCCGCCGCCCACCGGCCGAGGAACTCCTCGTCCAGGGTGACCAGCGCGCCCACGAACGGGCGACCGTCGCCGACCACCATGCACTCCGCGATCAGCGCGTGCGCCCGGATGCGGTCCTCGATGACGGCCGGGGCGACGTTCTTGCCGCCCGCCGTCACGATGATCTCCTTCTTGCG
It contains:
- a CDS encoding NlpC/P60 family protein, with protein sequence MASHRRPSQSGLTQSTRVTVLSAAAATAAAALGATPASADPAGTSTATQATVDRLFEQAEKATEQYNKASERATTLRKEVTQARDRTARGQERINRMRGVLGQLAGAQYRSGGMDPTVSLLLSENPDGYLDKAAALDRISALNAGRLHELTEAQRKLGQERAEASRKLAELERSRSVVTRHKRSVERKLADARRMLNALPATERAEFDRANRSGRETMPEMSGAMASSSRAAAAVLAARNAVGKPYVWGANGPSGFDCSGLMQWSYGQAGVSLPRTSQAQRYAGRQVSLDQAQPGDLVAYRDDASHIGMYMGNGQVVHAPYPGAPVRYDPVGMMPISSVTRV
- a CDS encoding NlpC/P60 family protein, with translation MASHRRPKQPSRTRVTVLSLAATAAVALTSQSANAAPKPDKKEVKAKVDALYEEAEGVTEKYNGAKVKQETLEKQVKNLQEKVARGQADLNELRKGLGSMATAQYRTGAVDPSLQLFLSSEPDQFLDRAAAMNQLTAKQAESLRKIQSKQRLLAQEREEASGKLADLSSVRKELGRQKTFITGKLGDAQKLLNTLTQAERDAMAEQDERASRSANERSQLGEVSPGSGIGAAAMAAARTKIGAPYDWGNKGPNAFDCSGLVYWAFKQVGRTVGGNTYAQVNDGPKIYNKSDLRPGDLVFFSGLSHVGFYAGNGMSLHAPKPGTNVRVEDMKYLGSFQYGVRVGG
- a CDS encoding NYN domain-containing protein, translating into MVEPASGADPAGSVDDVAEVLDRPLPEGVRRRVVTLVSDAFGGLTVTELPAQLRQYARFTPTRRAKFAGNAMAAALESDPVFRQRIGERLREAQPELASALEAGSPPAAADPVDVAAAAYVLRPVGWVKLVAAAGEEAQRADAERADEAAQRELEQLRAELAEAQSRTKSETERLRAELDAARKESDAAQRKLRGALSDVKRGEAALRKTQTEIDAIRAEAAAQVASAEAEARRLRARLGEAEASVEAGRRAVREGRSVEDMRLRLLLDTVLEAAQGLRRELALPPSSGRPADTVDAVEPGRMSPKDIATRALSDTDPAVLDQLLALPQAHLVVDGYNVTKTGYPTMPLEKQRLRLLGGLSMLAAASGAEVTCVFDGAELAAPVLLAPPRGVRVLFSKAGVTADELIRQLVRAEPPGRPVVVVSTDREVADGVAKSGARPVASVMLLKRLSRA
- a CDS encoding glycosyltransferase family 87 protein, translating into MPASGTGHRTPPALPVAPLAVWAVTRALLLLCVFKVLVFPGPDVTSDISVIYQGWYEVLKDGTFPLDDITWQYPPAAALPVLSPGLLPFLDYASAFFVLAFLADAVVTGLLLYAGRRPGKRMAGAWVWIAGLALLGPTSYARYDVMVTGIAVAALLAGARRPRVAGALAALGALLKVWPALLLAGTARGRTTRASWTAFVCTAFALLLLFAAAMPGALAFLRFQRDRGTEVESLGALVFHVARHFGWKGEVLLNYGSVEFLGPHVPTVSSVAMVLTALAFGWLLLWRLKARLFTASTACDAAFVAVLLFTTTSRVISPQYMLWLVGLAAACLVFRGSRMDRPTHLVLAATLVTCLEFPIWFSHVVNSDALGVSLLFVRNGLLVAATVLACRTLWRHTVTEAAHAPQSLPAQRHVPSATATGTTAQQRQASSLRT
- a CDS encoding glycosyltransferase family 4 protein translates to MDKTLIVTNDFPPRPGGIQAFLHNMALRLDPERVVVYASTWKRGREGAEATAAFDAEQPYPVVRDRTTMLLPTPRVTRRATELLREHGCTSVWFGAAAPLGLMAPALRRAGARRLVATTHGHEAGWAQLPASRQLLRRIGEGTDTITYLGEYTRSRIAAALTPQAAGQMVQLPPGVDEKTFHPDSGGDAVRAGLGLTDRPVVVCVSRLVPRKGQDTLIEAMPQILRSVPDAVLLVVGGGPYEKDLHELARTTGVADSVRFTGAVPWAELPAHYGAGDVFAMPCRTRRGGLDVEGLGIVYLEASATGLPVVAGDSGGAPDAVLDGETGWVVRGGEPAESAERIVTLLQDPDLRRRMGERGRAWVEEKWRWDLLAEKLRTLL